A section of the Rossellomorea marisflavi genome encodes:
- a CDS encoding DUF881 domain-containing protein, with product MGGRLKVSFTVVTVIIGFMLAIQFQTVQEPVVRDTRDVWELREALLKEKELNSNLNTEMRSVEGKLEQYKEQQESSPEEALKQTLEELKAEAGLTEKEGPGLTLTIEPVEEELLLGEPVKNVSPQLLERLINELNKYDATDISIDGHRLVNTSVIRDINGETKVDGYSIRSLPFEVRVLTADYATAEKLYNRMQVSQSLEDFFIDNLRVNISKPLEDLKIPAYEDTIRVRLMEPVKETGGNG from the coding sequence ATGGGCGGTAGATTAAAGGTGAGCTTCACCGTCGTCACGGTAATCATAGGATTTATGCTGGCCATTCAATTCCAGACGGTCCAGGAACCCGTTGTAAGGGATACGAGGGACGTTTGGGAGCTGAGAGAGGCCTTGTTGAAAGAAAAAGAGCTCAATTCGAATCTGAATACAGAAATGCGTTCGGTGGAAGGGAAGCTTGAACAGTACAAGGAACAGCAAGAATCCAGCCCCGAGGAAGCATTGAAGCAGACCCTCGAGGAGCTTAAGGCCGAAGCGGGGCTGACAGAAAAAGAAGGGCCCGGGCTCACACTCACGATTGAGCCCGTGGAGGAAGAACTCCTCCTTGGTGAACCGGTTAAGAACGTATCACCACAGCTTCTTGAAAGGCTCATCAATGAGCTCAACAAATATGATGCGACGGATATTTCCATAGACGGACATCGCCTTGTCAATACATCCGTCATCCGGGACATCAACGGAGAGACCAAGGTCGACGGGTACTCGATCCGTTCCCTGCCCTTTGAGGTGAGGGTGCTCACAGCTGACTATGCAACGGCTGAAAAGCTTTATAACCGGATGCAGGTTTCACAGTCGCTGGAGGATTTCTTCATCGATAATCTCAGGGTCAATATCTCGAAGCCATTGGAAGATCTTAAGATCCCGGCTTATGAAGATACGATCAGGGTCCGCCTCATGGAACCAGTCAAAGAAACAGGAGGGAACGGTTAA
- a CDS encoding cell division protein FtsQ/DivIB, with protein sequence MKKENVVSIEDRIPKLKQHRKKKANRRLFFLLTLFLILILSVVYFQSPLSHVKKVEVTGNELIPDEKVLAAGGISTGTSVWGVNKNSVAAKLKKLPEVKKAEVRLTFPNTYVISIQEHDKKAYLSRDSRYYVILENGKILDKGTDAMPVDAPLLRGFKEDKVLEKMMKELGKLPSEIQQMISEINLTPKDTDQYHVTLYMNDGFEVSATIRTFSEKMIHYPSIASQLDPSRKGVIDLEVGSFFKAYETEDEGTDEEGQNQE encoded by the coding sequence ATGAAAAAAGAAAACGTTGTTTCGATTGAAGACAGGATCCCTAAACTGAAACAGCATCGGAAAAAGAAAGCGAATCGGCGGCTTTTCTTCCTCTTAACTTTGTTCCTGATCCTGATTTTGTCTGTGGTGTATTTCCAATCACCCCTCAGTCATGTCAAAAAGGTCGAAGTGACCGGGAATGAACTCATCCCGGATGAAAAGGTGCTTGCAGCCGGTGGGATCTCAACAGGTACAAGCGTATGGGGAGTCAATAAGAACTCCGTCGCAGCCAAGCTGAAGAAACTGCCTGAAGTAAAGAAGGCCGAAGTACGCCTGACGTTTCCCAATACGTATGTGATTTCCATACAGGAGCACGACAAAAAAGCGTATCTTTCGCGTGATTCACGCTACTATGTGATTCTGGAAAACGGGAAGATCCTTGATAAAGGGACAGATGCCATGCCGGTCGATGCACCCCTCCTTAGAGGATTCAAAGAAGATAAAGTCCTTGAGAAGATGATGAAGGAGTTGGGTAAACTCCCGTCTGAAATTCAACAGATGATATCGGAGATCAATTTGACACCGAAGGACACGGATCAGTATCATGTCACCCTCTATATGAATGATGGTTTTGAAGTTAGTGCCACCATACGCACGTTCTCAGAGAAGATGATTCACTATCCGTCCATCGCCAGTCAGCTCGATCCATCAAGGAAAGGGGTCATCGACCTGGAGGTAGGTTCGTTTTTCAAAGCTTATGAAACGGAGGATGAAGGCACTGATGAAGAGGGTCAAAATCAAGAGTAA
- a CDS encoding UDP-N-acetylmuramoyl-L-alanyl-D-glutamate--2,6-diaminopimelate ligase, with the protein MRLHTMLEVLPFFTVQGEGDPSISNIVNHHKDVKKGDLFICINGLEIDSHSLVMEAERNGAAAVLAEKEVKTGLPVVIVPDTRKALAILSDYFFKQPSHRLLLVGVTGTNGKTTTTHLIEQIYAGSGLTTGLIGTLHIKVGDVLQKSRNTTPDSLTLQRTFKDFVDKGVQSAIMEVSSHALDQGRVHGCDFDIAVFTNLTQDHLDYHRSMDEYRNAKGLLFSQLGNTYFKKSPKYAIINRDDETAEYYIKSTAAHVFTYGLTEEADFYAKDISFRASGTSFTMVTPFGTEKLSISIPGLFNVYNALAAVASSSAAGIPLAESARILSGATGVRGRFETISAGQEFSVIVDYAHTPDGLKNVLETIRSITKGKIIVIVGCGGDRDKIKRPIMAEIACEYGDFAIFTSDNPRGEDPMQILKDMESGVFGKEYVMIEERKEAIRRGIAMASGDDVVLIAGKGHETYQIIGSQVYEFDDREVAKLIIKGE; encoded by the coding sequence ATGAGATTGCACACAATGCTTGAAGTACTACCGTTTTTCACAGTACAGGGTGAAGGGGATCCATCTATTTCGAATATTGTGAATCACCATAAGGATGTTAAGAAAGGCGATTTATTCATCTGTATCAATGGTCTTGAAATCGACAGCCACTCCCTCGTCATGGAAGCGGAGCGGAACGGGGCTGCCGCGGTGCTGGCGGAGAAGGAAGTGAAGACAGGATTACCGGTCGTAATTGTTCCAGACACTAGGAAAGCCTTGGCCATCCTCTCTGATTATTTCTTCAAGCAGCCGTCCCACCGTTTATTGCTTGTCGGGGTAACGGGAACAAACGGCAAAACCACCACGACCCATCTGATTGAACAGATCTATGCAGGTTCCGGTCTTACCACCGGCTTGATCGGCACGCTGCATATCAAAGTGGGGGATGTACTTCAAAAAAGCCGGAACACGACACCGGATAGCCTTACACTACAAAGGACCTTCAAGGACTTCGTGGACAAAGGCGTACAATCAGCTATCATGGAGGTCTCTTCTCATGCGCTGGACCAGGGAAGGGTGCACGGATGTGATTTTGACATCGCGGTCTTTACCAATCTCACCCAGGATCATCTGGATTATCACCGCTCCATGGATGAGTATCGGAACGCAAAGGGCCTGCTTTTTTCACAATTGGGGAATACGTATTTTAAAAAATCACCGAAGTATGCGATTATTAACAGGGACGATGAAACGGCGGAATACTATATCAAATCCACCGCGGCCCACGTTTTCACCTATGGATTGACCGAAGAAGCTGATTTTTATGCGAAAGATATCTCCTTTAGGGCATCGGGCACCTCATTCACCATGGTGACTCCTTTCGGTACGGAGAAGCTTTCAATCAGCATCCCGGGGCTGTTCAATGTCTATAATGCACTCGCTGCCGTTGCCTCATCTTCTGCTGCCGGCATACCCTTGGCTGAAAGCGCAAGGATCCTAAGTGGGGCGACGGGAGTGAGGGGTAGATTCGAAACGATTTCTGCCGGACAGGAATTCAGTGTAATCGTGGATTATGCTCATACCCCGGATGGATTGAAAAATGTCCTGGAGACGATCCGTTCCATTACAAAAGGAAAAATCATCGTCATTGTCGGGTGCGGTGGCGACAGGGATAAGATCAAAAGACCGATCATGGCTGAAATCGCCTGCGAGTATGGGGATTTTGCCATCTTTACATCTGATAATCCCCGTGGAGAAGATCCGATGCAGATCTTGAAGGATATGGAATCCGGGGTATTCGGTAAAGAGTATGTCATGATCGAAGAACGTAAGGAAGCCATCCGCCGCGGTATTGCCATGGCTTCAGGCGATGATGTGGTATTGATTGCCGGAAAGGGCCACGAAACCTATCAGATCATCGGGTCCCAGGTGTATGAATTCGATGATCGCGAAGTGGCGAAGCTCATCATCAAGGGGGAATAG
- the murD gene encoding UDP-N-acetylmuramoyl-L-alanine--D-glutamate ligase codes for MKSSVKFKHKKVLVLGLAKSGVTAASLLHKLDAFVTVNDQKPLSENPAAQGLLQEGIKVITGSHPIELMDEGFQYVIKNPGIPYTNPLIQKALEKGIPVLTEVELAYLISEADMIGITGTNGKTTTTTLLFEMLADGGQNPLIAGNIGTVASEVAQEAGPHNKMVVELSSFQLMGIEEFKPHIAIITNLYEAHLDYHGSLHDYWQAKVNITKNQTEDDFLVINDDQTHLIQAVAHTKAQVVPFSTTKEVLDGAYIKEDAIYFKDEFIVSLDDIVLPGAHNLENILSAVAACKLYDVPNESIRKVLSVFAGVKHRTQFVKEVEGRKFYNDSKATNSLATKSALNAFAGPTILLAGGLDRGNDFDDLIPYMKNVTTLIVFGETAQKLEETGRKAGIESIITVDNVEKAVPVAYEHSRPGDVILLSPACASWDQYRTFEERGDMFIDAVHMLK; via the coding sequence GTGAAATCATCAGTCAAGTTCAAACATAAAAAAGTATTAGTGCTGGGTCTTGCCAAGAGCGGTGTTACGGCAGCATCCCTCCTACATAAGCTGGATGCCTTTGTCACGGTGAATGACCAAAAGCCTCTTTCAGAAAACCCTGCCGCCCAGGGTCTCCTTCAGGAGGGGATCAAAGTGATCACCGGCAGCCACCCCATCGAACTTATGGATGAAGGCTTCCAATATGTAATCAAAAATCCGGGGATCCCTTATACCAATCCCCTTATTCAAAAAGCACTCGAAAAAGGCATCCCGGTCTTGACGGAGGTGGAACTTGCTTACCTGATCTCGGAAGCCGATATGATCGGGATCACGGGTACAAATGGAAAGACCACGACTACGACGCTGCTATTTGAAATGCTGGCGGACGGAGGGCAAAACCCTTTGATTGCCGGGAATATCGGTACGGTTGCCTCAGAAGTTGCGCAGGAAGCGGGGCCCCATAATAAAATGGTGGTAGAGCTTTCATCTTTCCAATTGATGGGCATTGAGGAGTTCAAACCGCATATCGCCATTATCACGAATCTATATGAAGCTCATCTCGACTACCATGGCAGTCTTCACGACTATTGGCAGGCGAAAGTGAACATCACGAAGAATCAAACGGAGGATGACTTCCTCGTCATCAATGATGATCAGACACATCTGATCCAAGCAGTTGCTCATACAAAGGCACAAGTGGTGCCTTTCTCCACTACGAAAGAAGTCCTTGATGGAGCCTATATCAAGGAAGACGCGATTTATTTCAAGGATGAGTTCATTGTGAGTCTTGACGATATCGTCCTCCCGGGAGCACATAACCTGGAGAACATCCTGAGCGCAGTGGCAGCGTGCAAACTGTATGATGTGCCGAATGAAAGCATCAGGAAGGTTCTTTCCGTTTTCGCAGGGGTCAAGCACCGCACGCAATTCGTGAAGGAAGTGGAAGGCCGGAAGTTCTATAACGACTCGAAGGCAACGAACAGCCTTGCAACGAAAAGTGCACTGAATGCCTTCGCAGGTCCTACGATCCTCCTTGCCGGTGGATTGGACCGCGGTAATGATTTTGATGATCTTATTCCATACATGAAAAATGTAACAACCCTCATCGTGTTCGGTGAAACGGCCCAGAAGCTCGAAGAAACAGGTAGAAAGGCAGGGATAGAATCCATCATCACTGTCGATAATGTTGAAAAAGCTGTTCCTGTGGCATATGAACATTCGCGGCCAGGGGATGTGATCCTCCTGTCGCCTGCATGCGCGAGCTGGGATCAGTATCGCACTTTTGAGGAACGAGGAGACATGTTTATCGACGCCGTGCATATGCTTAAATAA
- the spoVE gene encoding stage V sporulation protein E produces the protein MPLKKSTPDFILIVVTMTLLAIGLIMVYSASAVWADYKFDDTFFFAKRQLLFAGVGLLVMFFIMNVEYWTWKSWSKVMIIVCFVLLVLVLIPGIGVLRNGSRSWIGVGAFSVQPSEFMKIAMIAFLSKYLSENQKYITSFRKGVLPALLMVFTAFGMIMLQPDLGTGTVMVGTSVVMIFISGARIKHFMFLGMIGLLGFVGLVISAPYRIKRITSFLDPWQDPLNSGFQIIQSLYAIGPGGLFGLGLGQSRQKFFYLPEPQNDFIFAILAEELGFIGGTLVLLLFSLILWRGIRIALGAPDLFGSFLALGIVSMIAIQVMINVGVVTGLMPVTGITLPFLSYGGSSLTLMLMAVGVLLNISRYAKT, from the coding sequence TTGCCTTTAAAAAAATCGACACCCGATTTTATACTGATCGTGGTCACTATGACCCTGCTTGCCATCGGTCTGATCATGGTTTACAGTGCAAGTGCTGTCTGGGCGGACTATAAATTCGATGACACATTTTTCTTTGCCAAACGTCAGCTGCTATTTGCCGGCGTGGGACTGCTCGTCATGTTCTTCATCATGAATGTGGAGTACTGGACGTGGAAAAGCTGGTCGAAAGTGATGATCATCGTCTGCTTCGTCCTCCTGGTATTGGTTCTGATCCCCGGGATAGGGGTGTTGAGGAATGGGTCCAGGAGCTGGATCGGTGTTGGAGCCTTTTCTGTGCAACCTTCAGAATTCATGAAGATTGCCATGATTGCCTTTTTATCGAAATATTTAAGTGAGAACCAGAAGTACATCACTTCTTTCAGGAAGGGCGTGTTGCCGGCCCTCCTCATGGTCTTCACGGCGTTCGGGATGATCATGCTGCAGCCGGATCTTGGGACGGGGACTGTTATGGTGGGAACATCTGTCGTGATGATCTTCATCTCAGGTGCACGGATCAAACACTTTATGTTTCTCGGTATGATCGGCCTTCTGGGATTCGTCGGCCTGGTGATATCGGCTCCCTACCGGATCAAACGGATTACTTCCTTTTTAGACCCGTGGCAGGATCCTCTCAACTCGGGGTTTCAGATCATCCAGTCCTTATATGCCATCGGGCCGGGCGGGTTGTTCGGCCTCGGTCTGGGTCAGAGCAGACAGAAGTTCTTCTATCTCCCGGAACCTCAAAATGATTTCATTTTTGCCATTTTGGCTGAAGAACTCGGGTTTATCGGTGGAACGCTCGTGCTTCTGCTCTTCTCTCTGATCCTTTGGAGGGGGATCCGAATCGCCCTTGGTGCACCGGACTTGTTCGGTAGCTTCCTTGCCCTTGGGATCGTGTCGATGATTGCGATTCAGGTGATGATCAATGTGGGGGTCGTGACGGGTCTGATGCCCGTGACGGGGATCACGTTACCGTTTCTGAGCTATGGAGGGTCTTCCCTGACGCTCATGCTGATGGCGGTAGGAGTGCTGTTGAATATCAGCCGGTATGCTAAAACGTAG
- the ftsA gene encoding cell division protein FtsA: MNSNEIYVSLDIGTSTVKVIIGEMTNDSLNIIGVGNVNSEGIRKGSIVDIDETVHTIKKAVEQAERMVGLSISQVIVGITGNHVSLQSCHGVVAVSSDNREIGDEDVLRVMDAAQVVSIPPEREIINVIPRQFIVDGLDEITDPRGMIGVRLEMEGTIITGSKTILHNTLRCVEKAGLEIVDIVLQPLAAGSVALSKDEKSLGAALIDIGGGSTTIAVFEQGHLKATTVLPVGGEHITKDLSIGLRTSTEDAEKIKVKYGHAYYDHASEDEVFSVPIIGSDQHQQFNQLEISDIIEARLEEVLDLISHEMRRMGIRDLPGGYVLTGGVSNLPGVLELAQIVFQNRVRVAIPDYIGVREPQYTTAVGLIKYAQKNARLQGRVVSAEPVAVEAGEKRQQKPSPKKPKPAKVREEVNEEDKPMSKMKKFFGYFFE, from the coding sequence GTGAACAGCAATGAAATTTACGTTAGCCTAGACATCGGTACATCCACAGTGAAAGTGATCATCGGCGAAATGACAAATGATTCTCTGAACATTATCGGTGTAGGGAATGTGAACTCAGAAGGGATCCGAAAAGGTTCCATCGTAGACATAGACGAAACTGTTCATACAATCAAAAAGGCGGTTGAGCAAGCAGAAAGGATGGTCGGCCTCTCCATAAGCCAGGTCATCGTTGGGATCACGGGTAATCATGTTTCCCTTCAATCTTGCCATGGTGTCGTGGCCGTCTCCAGTGATAACAGGGAAATCGGGGATGAAGATGTACTAAGGGTCATGGATGCGGCACAGGTCGTATCAATCCCCCCTGAAAGGGAGATCATCAACGTCATCCCGAGGCAGTTCATCGTGGACGGACTGGATGAAATCACTGATCCGAGAGGGATGATCGGTGTCCGGCTTGAAATGGAAGGAACCATCATCACGGGATCAAAGACCATCTTACATAATACGCTCCGATGTGTTGAAAAAGCAGGATTGGAAATAGTGGATATCGTCCTGCAGCCGTTGGCAGCAGGATCGGTTGCCCTATCCAAGGATGAGAAGAGCCTTGGTGCAGCTTTGATCGACATCGGCGGGGGGTCGACTACCATAGCCGTATTCGAACAAGGTCACTTGAAAGCTACCACGGTGCTCCCTGTAGGCGGGGAACACATCACCAAAGATCTGTCCATCGGCCTTAGAACGTCGACGGAAGATGCGGAGAAGATCAAAGTGAAGTATGGTCATGCCTACTACGACCATGCATCTGAAGATGAAGTCTTCTCTGTGCCGATCATCGGCAGCGATCAACATCAGCAGTTCAATCAGTTGGAAATTTCTGATATCATAGAAGCGAGGCTTGAAGAGGTTCTCGATCTCATCAGCCATGAAATGCGTCGTATGGGGATCAGGGATCTTCCTGGAGGATATGTTCTGACTGGAGGTGTATCTAATCTCCCTGGTGTGTTAGAATTAGCACAAATCGTTTTCCAAAATCGTGTGCGCGTAGCGATCCCTGATTATATCGGGGTGAGGGAGCCGCAGTACACTACTGCAGTGGGATTGATCAAATACGCTCAAAAGAATGCTAGACTGCAAGGAAGAGTCGTAAGCGCAGAGCCGGTTGCAGTGGAAGCCGGTGAAAAAAGACAGCAAAAGCCCAGCCCTAAAAAGCCCAAGCCTGCAAAGGTAAGGGAAGAAGTGAACGAAGAAGATAAACCAATGTCTAAGATGAAAAAATTCTTCGGATATTTCTTTGAATAA
- the ftsZ gene encoding cell division protein FtsZ, with protein MLEFDTNLDSLATIKVIGVGGGGNNAVNRMIEHGVQGVEFIAVNTDAQALNLSKAEIKMQIGGKLTRGLGAGANPEVGKKAAEESKEQIEEALRGADMVFVTAGMGGGTGTGAAPVIAQIAREIGALTVGVVTRPFTFEGRKRSNQASGGIAAMKEGVDTLIVIPNDRLLEIVDKSTPMLEAFREADNVLRQGVQGISDLIATPGLINLDFADVKTIMSNKGSALMGIGAASGENRATEAAKKAVSSPLLETSIDGAQGVLMNITGGTSLSLYEVQEAADIVASASDQEVNMIFGSVINEELKDDIIVTVIATGFNEEVIQPKQTRPTFGGVKPNTNQAPKREQQPKREEPQQQEPVRSNTNHNNQAAEETLDIPTFLRNRNRRR; from the coding sequence ATGTTGGAGTTTGATACAAATTTAGATTCATTAGCGACAATTAAAGTAATCGGTGTCGGTGGCGGAGGTAACAATGCCGTTAACCGCATGATCGAACATGGTGTACAAGGTGTGGAATTCATCGCCGTCAATACGGATGCCCAGGCTCTGAACCTATCAAAAGCAGAAATCAAAATGCAGATCGGTGGAAAATTGACAAGGGGTCTCGGTGCAGGTGCCAATCCTGAAGTCGGTAAAAAGGCAGCGGAAGAAAGCAAGGAACAGATCGAAGAAGCGCTCCGTGGAGCAGATATGGTCTTCGTTACCGCTGGAATGGGTGGGGGAACAGGCACAGGTGCTGCTCCAGTCATCGCTCAGATTGCACGCGAGATCGGTGCCTTGACGGTCGGGGTCGTCACCCGTCCGTTCACCTTCGAAGGAAGGAAGCGTTCCAACCAGGCAAGCGGTGGGATCGCTGCGATGAAAGAAGGGGTCGATACCCTGATCGTCATCCCGAATGACCGCCTGCTTGAAATCGTAGATAAGAGCACACCGATGCTTGAAGCCTTCCGTGAAGCAGATAACGTATTGCGCCAAGGTGTACAAGGTATCTCGGATCTGATTGCAACACCAGGGCTTATCAACCTTGACTTTGCCGATGTAAAGACCATCATGTCCAACAAGGGTTCAGCCCTTATGGGAATCGGTGCCGCATCAGGCGAAAACCGGGCAACGGAAGCTGCCAAGAAGGCTGTTTCAAGCCCATTGCTTGAAACGTCCATCGACGGGGCACAAGGGGTCCTGATGAACATCACCGGTGGTACTTCATTGAGCCTGTACGAGGTGCAGGAGGCTGCCGATATCGTGGCTTCAGCATCCGATCAGGAGGTCAATATGATTTTCGGATCCGTCATCAATGAAGAATTGAAAGACGATATCATTGTCACCGTCATCGCGACTGGTTTCAATGAAGAAGTGATCCAGCCGAAGCAGACGCGACCTACGTTTGGAGGCGTTAAGCCAAACACGAATCAGGCTCCTAAGCGCGAGCAGCAACCTAAACGCGAGGAACCACAACAGCAAGAGCCTGTTCGATCGAATACGAACCATAATAATCAGGCTGCAGAAGAGACGTTGGATATCCCTACGTTCCTTCGCAACCGTAACCGTCGCCGCTAA
- a CDS encoding DUF881 domain-containing protein, which produces MKRVKIKSKQVILSLVCLVLGFILAFSYSLANSKQDEGSNRTDGQLKQEEALRDQLLDFQRKNNELQEDLYEKQEKVVTMEKSFSKEKQIYFNLAEDAERYRMYLGKTKVKGPGLKVTLSDADYNPEEENINNYIVHEHHVFKVINELYIAGASAVAINGQRLKHNSYVLCNGPVIQVDGVDYPAPFEITAIGDADVLNSALNINGGVKDQLLNENIVVSMEKEKEIALGPLLGDS; this is translated from the coding sequence ATGAAGAGGGTCAAAATCAAGAGTAAGCAAGTGATCCTGTCCCTCGTCTGCCTCGTCCTCGGTTTCATACTCGCCTTTTCCTACAGTCTTGCCAATTCGAAGCAGGATGAGGGATCGAACCGTACCGACGGACAGCTGAAACAGGAGGAAGCCCTGAGAGATCAACTTCTTGATTTTCAGCGCAAAAATAATGAGCTGCAGGAAGATCTTTATGAGAAACAGGAAAAAGTGGTAACCATGGAGAAATCCTTTTCAAAGGAAAAGCAGATTTACTTTAATCTGGCTGAAGACGCAGAACGATACAGGATGTACCTGGGGAAAACCAAAGTAAAAGGCCCGGGTCTCAAGGTTACACTGTCGGATGCGGATTATAACCCTGAAGAGGAAAACATCAACAACTATATCGTTCACGAACACCATGTTTTCAAGGTGATCAATGAATTATATATAGCCGGGGCCTCCGCGGTGGCCATCAACGGACAGCGTCTGAAGCATAACTCATATGTCCTTTGCAACGGTCCGGTGATTCAGGTGGACGGGGTGGACTACCCCGCTCCGTTTGAAATCACGGCAATCGGGGACGCTGACGTTCTGAATTCCGCTTTGAATATCAATGGTGGAGTGAAGGATCAACTGCTCAATGAGAATATCGTCGTCTCTATGGAGAAAGAAAAGGAGATTGCATTAGGACCGCTACTCGGGGACTCATGA
- the mraY gene encoding phospho-N-acetylmuramoyl-pentapeptide-transferase: MTEQVILYTIIAAFIITAVLAPIFIPFLRRLKFGQSIRDEGPQSHQKKTGTPTMGGIVFLLSIVATTFLMTGRFSDIGPETYLMILVTVGFGLLGFLDDFIKVVMKRNLGLTSKQKLAGQIVISIIFYLIFKQNDFSTAVSIPMTDISVELGWFYCLFIIFWLVGFSNAVNLTDGLDGLVSGTSAIAFGAMAVLAWNQSQFDVAIFSVAVVGAVLGFLVFNAHPAKVFMGDTGSLALGGAIATVAILTKTEIILILIGGVFVIETLSVILQVASFKTTGKRIFKMSPLHHHYELSGWSEWRVVVTFWTVGLLFAVLGIYIEVWL, encoded by the coding sequence ATGACGGAACAAGTAATCTTATATACTATCATCGCAGCATTTATCATAACAGCCGTGCTTGCGCCAATTTTCATCCCCTTCCTTAGAAGGTTGAAATTCGGTCAGAGCATTCGTGACGAAGGTCCCCAGTCCCATCAGAAAAAGACCGGGACACCGACTATGGGAGGGATCGTCTTTTTGCTTTCCATCGTCGCCACTACCTTCCTTATGACCGGCAGATTCTCCGATATTGGTCCAGAAACCTATCTGATGATCCTTGTCACAGTAGGATTCGGACTGCTTGGATTCCTGGATGATTTCATCAAGGTGGTCATGAAGCGAAACCTCGGTCTGACATCGAAACAGAAGCTGGCAGGTCAGATCGTCATCTCCATTATCTTTTATCTGATCTTCAAGCAGAATGACTTCTCAACGGCCGTATCGATCCCGATGACGGATATCTCCGTTGAACTTGGATGGTTCTACTGCCTATTCATCATCTTCTGGCTTGTTGGATTCTCCAACGCAGTCAATCTGACAGACGGGCTCGATGGCCTTGTTTCGGGAACCTCCGCCATTGCCTTCGGGGCCATGGCCGTACTTGCATGGAATCAGTCCCAATTCGACGTTGCCATCTTCAGTGTCGCCGTTGTAGGAGCTGTGCTTGGATTCCTCGTATTCAATGCCCATCCCGCAAAAGTGTTCATGGGGGATACGGGATCGCTTGCACTTGGAGGAGCGATTGCAACAGTCGCAATCCTGACGAAGACCGAGATCATCCTGATCTTGATCGGGGGAGTATTTGTGATTGAAACCCTTTCCGTCATCCTTCAGGTTGCATCCTTCAAGACAACGGGCAAGCGAATCTTCAAAATGAGTCCACTCCACCATCATTATGAACTATCAGGGTGGTCCGAGTGGCGTGTAGTAGTAACCTTCTGGACAGTGGGCCTATTGTTTGCCGTCCTGGGAATTTATATCGAGGTGTGGTTATAA
- a CDS encoding small basic family protein yields the protein MWLPLLGLLVGVFLGLATDIRIPDEYSNYLSIAVLAALDTLFGGIRAHLQNIYDDKVFVSGFFFNILLAAGLAFLGVHLGVDLYLAAVFAFGVRLFQNIAVIRRLLISNWTNKREKREKN from the coding sequence ATGTGGCTACCCCTATTAGGGTTGCTGGTGGGAGTCTTTTTGGGCCTTGCGACGGACATCCGCATACCGGATGAGTATTCAAACTATCTTTCCATAGCCGTCCTGGCTGCCCTTGATACATTATTCGGAGGGATACGCGCGCACCTGCAAAATATCTATGACGATAAAGTCTTTGTTTCTGGCTTCTTTTTCAATATCCTCCTAGCGGCAGGTTTAGCTTTTCTGGGGGTACATCTTGGTGTAGACTTGTACTTGGCGGCGGTCTTTGCCTTTGGAGTGAGGTTGTTCCAGAACATTGCCGTCATTCGACGACTACTGATCAGCAATTGGACAAATAAACGAGAAAAAAGAGAAAAAAATTAG